Within the Emticicia oligotrophica DSM 17448 genome, the region CTTTACGCACGAACATTCCTGGAATCAGATGCGAAGATTTCAGATAGCCACCCATCGGTACACTTACTGAAACCAAATTTTGTGGCGGAACATCAACTCTACCACTTACTTTCAAAATCGTAGAGAAAGATTTTTGCTCAATGGGAGCAGTTTCTATACCTATACTCTTGATTTGTTGAGGCGTAAGATTAGCAATGCTTGATTCAACAACTGTTGAATCGGTAGCTGCTGCTTCGTTAGATGTTTTTTTACCACAAGAGATTGTGAGTAAAGAAATAAGGCCAAGGCCTAGCATCGAATATTGTATATTAAGCATCGAAAATCTATTTATTTTAACTGAATTTTTCATTTTTGAGCGAGTGTTTGTTGTTTGACAAAATGTTGTCGTGTGTCCACTGCACATGACTAAGAAATGGTGATTGTCGAACTGGGCAGTTCGAGATATTACAAATACTACATTGTTTTTGAGGGATACAACCATCTACATGAATAAAAAACTCAACTTTATTCTCGAAGTGTTCTTTAAACAATGCGGTGAGTCGGTCTAAAATCTCATGTGCTTCATTGACATTAATGTAGTACGGAACCGTTAGATGGCAGTCAATGTGATAAAAACCAGCGTAGTCAATCACACGCATATTGTGTACATCAATCCATTCTAATTGGCGGTGTTCATTTAGAATATCTACAATTTGGTTGATAATCGCATGGTCAGATTCATCCATAATACCTGAAATCGACTTGCGTATTATTTTATAGCCAGTGTAGATGATAATAAATGAAAATACAATTGCTACCACACTATCAAGCCAAGCATAGCCAGTAAGCATGATTAGACCTACACCTATTAGTAATCCTAATGAAGAGTAAGTATCCGATTGTAAATGTGAACCACTGGCAATAAGAATAGGAGAGTTCTCCTCTCTACCTTTTTTTATACATAGATAGCCAACTAAGTAATTCACAGCCCCTGTGATGGCCACTAAAATTAAACCGAAATCAAGTTTTTTGAGTTGATGCGGGTGGATGAAATTATCAATACCTTCGTAAATTATGATAAAACCTGCAATCGAAATCAAAATACCCTCAATGGCTGATGACAGAAATTCAAC harbors:
- a CDS encoding cation diffusion facilitator family transporter; translation: MAEKKVNPIRMQQILVGVSVALFILKIIAWWLTSSVAILTDALESSVNVIAGFIGLYSIILSAKPRDREHPYGHGKVEFLSSAIEGILISIAGFIIIYEGIDNFIHPHQLKKLDFGLILVAITGAVNYLVGYLCIKKGREENSPILIASGSHLQSDTYSSLGLLIGVGLIMLTGYAWLDSVVAIVFSFIIIYTGYKIIRKSISGIMDESDHAIINQIVDILNEHRQLEWIDVHNMRVIDYAGFYHIDCHLTVPYYINVNEAHEILDRLTALFKEHFENKVEFFIHVDGCIPQKQCSICNISNCPVRQSPFLSHVQWTHDNILSNNKHSLKNEKFS